A window of Natrinema versiforme contains these coding sequences:
- a CDS encoding S1C family serine protease, producing MPLVGVAMGVTSDPDRCTRRRLLRATGVVGAAGAAAAFGLGGSGAGVAQNESADSNASDGAEQPAETEVDSEYAAVYRDTIDSVVLVTVTGTGGPEPGGGGLGTGFVIDDEYVLTNNHVVEAAREGDIELQFSNEEWRAASIVGTDAYSDLAVLRVEDMPEVASGLSLAESEPIIGQEVLAIGNPLGLDASVSQGIVSGTGRSLPSPTGFSIPAAIQTDAPINPGNSGGPLVSLEGEVLGVVFAGAGQTIGFAISAALANRVVPALIEDGSYDHAYLGVGVQPVGPEIAAEIGLEEATGVLVMEVVPDGPADGALQPASTAQPGSGDVIVAIDGEEIPNQPALSSYLALETSPGDTIELEIVREGERRTVEVTLEERPEAERPRTPIGGPREEPPATDP from the coding sequence ATACCGCTCGTCGGGGTGGCAATGGGCGTGACTTCAGACCCAGACCGTTGCACTCGCAGACGGCTACTGCGTGCGACCGGCGTCGTCGGTGCAGCCGGGGCCGCCGCGGCGTTCGGGCTCGGCGGTTCCGGAGCCGGCGTGGCCCAAAACGAGTCCGCGGACTCGAACGCATCGGACGGGGCAGAACAGCCGGCGGAGACAGAGGTGGACAGCGAGTACGCGGCGGTGTACCGCGATACGATCGACTCCGTCGTTCTCGTCACCGTCACTGGGACAGGCGGGCCCGAGCCCGGCGGCGGCGGACTCGGAACCGGGTTCGTCATCGACGACGAATACGTCCTGACCAACAACCACGTCGTCGAGGCCGCACGCGAGGGCGATATCGAACTCCAGTTCAGTAACGAAGAGTGGCGAGCCGCGTCGATCGTCGGGACGGACGCCTACAGCGACCTCGCCGTCCTCCGCGTCGAGGACATGCCCGAGGTCGCGTCCGGTCTGTCCCTTGCCGAGTCCGAACCGATCATCGGACAGGAGGTGCTCGCGATCGGCAACCCGCTCGGACTCGACGCGTCGGTCTCGCAGGGGATCGTCAGCGGAACTGGCCGCTCGCTGCCCAGTCCCACCGGGTTCTCGATCCCGGCCGCGATCCAGACCGACGCGCCGATCAACCCCGGGAACAGCGGCGGGCCGCTGGTGAGCCTCGAGGGGGAGGTACTCGGCGTCGTCTTCGCGGGCGCCGGCCAGACCATCGGGTTCGCCATCTCCGCGGCGCTGGCGAACCGCGTCGTACCCGCGCTCATCGAGGACGGATCGTACGACCACGCCTACTTGGGCGTCGGCGTCCAGCCCGTCGGTCCGGAAATCGCCGCCGAAATCGGCCTCGAGGAAGCGACCGGCGTGCTTGTCATGGAAGTCGTCCCCGACGGCCCCGCCGACGGGGCCCTCCAGCCGGCCAGTACCGCTCAGCCGGGCAGCGGTGACGTAATCGTCGCTATCGACGGCGAGGAGATCCCGAATCAGCCGGCGCTCTCGTCGTATCTCGCGCTCGAGACGTCGCCCGGAGACACGATCGAACTCGAAATCGTCCGCGAGGGAGAGCGCCGGACCGTCGAGGTCACCCTCGAGGAGCGGCCGGAAGCCGAACGGCCGCGGACCCCGATCGGCGGCCCGCGCGAGGAGCCGCCGGCCACGGATCCCTAA
- a CDS encoding mandelate racemase/muconate lactonizing enzyme family protein — protein sequence MGVDYSQLHDPNAEYTMRDLSAETMGVTGERGGGRDVEITDIQTTMIDGNFPWTLVRIYTDSGIVGTGEAYWGAGVPELIQRMTPFLVGENPLDIDRLTEHLVQKMSGEGSIGGVTVTAISGIEVALHDLAGKILEVPAYQLLGGKYRDEVRVYCDCHTEDEADPDACADEAERVVEELGYDALKFDLDVPSGHEKDRANRHLREPEIEHKAEIVEKVTERVGDRADVAFDCHWTFSGGSAKRLAKRLEEYDIWWLEDPVPPENHDVQREVTQSTSTPITVGENVYRKHGQRRLIEEQALDIVAPDMPKVGGMRETRKIADLADMYYVPVAMHNVASPVATMAGSHVGAAISNSLAVEYHSYELDWWEDLVEEDVIEDGYIEIPEEPGLGVTLDMDVVEEHMVEGEELFDEA from the coding sequence ATGGGAGTCGATTACTCGCAGTTGCACGATCCGAACGCCGAGTACACGATGCGTGACCTCTCGGCAGAAACGATGGGCGTTACGGGCGAGCGCGGCGGCGGCCGAGACGTCGAGATAACGGACATCCAGACGACGATGATCGACGGGAACTTCCCGTGGACGCTGGTCCGGATCTACACCGATTCCGGCATCGTCGGCACGGGCGAAGCCTACTGGGGCGCCGGCGTCCCGGAACTGATCCAGCGGATGACGCCGTTCCTCGTGGGCGAGAACCCGCTCGACATCGACCGGCTGACCGAGCACCTCGTCCAGAAGATGTCCGGCGAGGGCTCGATCGGCGGCGTCACCGTCACCGCGATCTCGGGCATCGAGGTCGCCCTGCACGATCTGGCCGGGAAGATCCTCGAGGTCCCAGCCTATCAGCTGCTGGGCGGCAAGTACCGCGACGAGGTCCGCGTCTACTGTGACTGTCACACCGAGGACGAGGCCGACCCCGACGCCTGCGCCGACGAGGCCGAACGCGTCGTCGAGGAGCTGGGCTACGACGCCCTGAAGTTCGACCTCGACGTGCCCAGCGGCCACGAGAAAGACCGCGCGAACCGCCACCTCCGCGAGCCCGAAATCGAGCACAAGGCCGAGATCGTCGAGAAGGTCACCGAGCGCGTCGGCGACCGCGCCGATGTCGCCTTCGACTGCCACTGGACCTTCTCCGGCGGCAGCGCGAAACGGCTCGCGAAGCGCCTCGAGGAGTACGATATCTGGTGGCTCGAGGACCCCGTCCCGCCGGAGAACCACGACGTCCAGCGGGAGGTCACCCAGAGCACGTCGACGCCGATTACCGTCGGCGAGAATGTCTACCGCAAGCACGGCCAGCGCCGCCTGATCGAAGAGCAGGCGCTGGACATCGTCGCGCCGGACATGCCCAAGGTCGGCGGCATGCGCGAGACGCGGAAGATCGCGGATCTCGCGGACATGTACTACGTCCCTGTCGCGATGCACAACGTCGCTTCGCCCGTGGCGACGATGGCCGGGTCCCACGTCGGCGCGGCGATTTCGAACTCGCTCGCCGTCGAGTACCACTCCTACGAACTCGACTGGTGGGAGGACCTCGTCGAGGAGGATGTCATCGAGGACGGCTACATCGAGATCCCCGAGGAGCCCGGACTGGGCGTCACGCTCGACATGGACGTCGTCGAGGAGCACATGGTCGAGGGCGAGGAGTTGTTTGACGAAGCGTAA
- a CDS encoding NAD(P)-dependent oxidoreductase, which produces MVNHEWTVLLPAEIHPAGPKSIADIATTVSRDEYETRAQLLADADRFDAVITRTEPIDREFITAAFELEIISKHGVGYDNIDVDAATENGIPVTNTPGVNSRAVAEHAITLLLAVRRRLRLADGAVRSGTGERYDTVTDQFRNDTVGLYGYGDIGSEVASLVSSLGMDCLVYDPYVDESELAAHVTKVDPVADLFDRADAVSVHAPLTPETRAAISEAELGRLAPFGILINTARAEIVDRDALISSLEAGELSGVGIDVFADGPPSQAHPLLEYENAVLTPHIGAQTTEALTEMSRRSVNNVRSVHDGTMPETTLNGDELSSPLS; this is translated from the coding sequence ATGGTTAACCACGAGTGGACCGTCCTGCTTCCCGCCGAGATTCATCCGGCAGGGCCGAAATCGATCGCCGATATCGCGACCACGGTGAGCCGAGACGAATACGAGACTCGAGCGCAACTCCTCGCCGACGCGGATCGGTTCGACGCGGTTATTACGCGCACCGAACCGATCGACAGGGAATTCATCACCGCTGCGTTCGAGCTCGAGATCATCTCCAAACACGGGGTCGGATACGACAACATCGATGTCGATGCCGCGACCGAAAACGGCATCCCCGTGACGAATACGCCGGGCGTCAATTCGCGCGCGGTCGCCGAACACGCGATTACCCTGTTGCTGGCGGTGCGGCGACGCCTTCGGCTGGCGGACGGCGCCGTTCGATCGGGAACCGGAGAGAGATACGACACTGTCACCGACCAGTTCCGGAACGATACCGTCGGACTGTACGGCTATGGGGACATCGGATCCGAAGTCGCGAGCTTGGTCTCCAGCCTCGGGATGGACTGTCTTGTCTACGATCCGTACGTTGACGAAAGCGAACTAGCCGCACACGTCACGAAGGTCGATCCGGTCGCCGATCTGTTCGATCGGGCCGATGCAGTTTCCGTCCACGCACCGCTGACACCGGAGACGCGGGCCGCCATCTCCGAGGCGGAATTAGGGCGATTGGCTCCGTTTGGGATACTCATCAACACGGCGAGAGCCGAAATCGTCGACCGCGACGCGCTCATCTCGTCGCTCGAGGCGGGCGAGCTCTCCGGTGTCGGTATCGACGTGTTCGCCGACGGGCCACCGTCACAGGCGCATCCGCTACTCGAGTACGAAAACGCCGTGCTAACGCCGCATATCGGGGCCCAGACGACCGAAGCGCTCACCGAAATGAGTCGTCGATCGGTGAACAACGTGCGATCCGTACACGACGGAACGATGCCGGAAACGACGCTTAACGGCGATGAACTATCGTCTCCACTGTCGTAG
- a CDS encoding TAXI family TRAP transporter solute-binding subunit, which translates to MPEDGVNRRRFIRGAATASAIGLAGCIGGGGGDEMQLRVGTSAGGTQDVGLAVERAVSQHSDELDYSTVESPGYIGTLYRLDQDQFNAGITDNNSMSKAVEGRGDFEDRGVDLIPYQGFAAFPYSIYIVARDDTDIETFDDLAGANVYPAEPGYSTRATTLDVWSQDPTADVYDEMNIMDMGVSDAPGAMEEGRIDAAIAYGTPGVSYTGWVTEYDARVDVHYVEPTDALEQSADTYAGASSSRTPYEDWGLEQDIGTDEVFTWDLQVNYVFHPDASDDAVYELCRVVDEHNDTVNEAEDQFNDFESTEDMLGQALEGDDFPFHPGAVEYYQDNDAWDDSLPTPE; encoded by the coding sequence ATGCCAGAAGATGGTGTTAATCGACGCCGATTCATTCGAGGGGCAGCAACTGCAAGCGCGATCGGTCTCGCCGGCTGTATCGGCGGTGGTGGCGGCGATGAGATGCAGCTTCGCGTCGGCACCTCCGCGGGCGGCACGCAAGACGTCGGTCTGGCCGTCGAACGCGCGGTAAGCCAACACAGCGACGAACTCGATTACTCGACGGTCGAGAGCCCCGGCTACATCGGGACGCTGTACCGGCTTGATCAGGACCAGTTCAACGCGGGGATCACCGACAACAACTCGATGTCGAAGGCGGTAGAGGGCCGCGGTGACTTCGAGGACCGCGGGGTCGACCTGATACCCTACCAGGGATTCGCCGCGTTCCCGTACAGTATCTACATCGTCGCTCGTGATGACACGGATATCGAAACGTTCGACGATCTCGCCGGTGCGAACGTGTACCCGGCTGAACCCGGGTACTCAACGCGCGCGACGACGCTGGATGTCTGGAGTCAGGACCCGACGGCGGACGTGTACGACGAAATGAACATCATGGACATGGGTGTCAGCGACGCGCCGGGTGCCATGGAGGAGGGGCGCATCGACGCTGCGATCGCCTACGGGACGCCGGGCGTCAGCTACACCGGCTGGGTGACCGAGTACGACGCCCGCGTCGACGTCCACTACGTCGAACCAACCGATGCACTCGAGCAATCCGCCGACACGTACGCCGGGGCCAGTTCCTCACGGACCCCGTACGAGGACTGGGGCCTCGAACAGGACATCGGGACGGACGAGGTCTTCACTTGGGACCTGCAAGTCAACTACGTCTTCCACCCGGACGCCAGCGACGATGCGGTCTACGAACTCTGTCGCGTCGTCGACGAGCACAACGATACCGTCAACGAGGCCGAAGATCAGTTCAATGACTTCGAATCGACGGAAGACATGCTCGGTCAAGCCCTCGAGGGCGACGACTTTCCCTTCCACCCCGGTGCGGTCGAGTATTACCAGGATAACGACGCCTGGGACGACAGTCTCCCCACTCCGGAATAA
- a CDS encoding acetyl-CoA hydrolase/transferase C-terminal domain-containing protein, which yields MSNDAQDIVLRSADVSNHPELIDQFGVIGVNSAIEFDIYGNVNSTHVGGKRMINGVGGLGDFNRNALLTICALPSTHDDGDVSRVVPMTFHVDHTERDIDIFVTEQGVADVRGWSPVERAELIIENYAHPSFESRLRDYLESVRSQHNHVPTTSSEQSSGRRNRHLRALDSLLSASGHGERRLRVGTDRRVRSDCSSDRNESARRRVPPTLTRRSRG from the coding sequence ATGTCGAACGATGCGCAGGATATCGTTCTCCGGTCGGCGGACGTCTCGAACCATCCCGAGCTGATCGATCAGTTCGGTGTCATCGGCGTGAACAGCGCGATCGAATTCGACATCTACGGAAACGTCAACTCGACGCACGTCGGTGGGAAACGAATGATAAACGGGGTCGGCGGCTTGGGTGATTTCAACCGTAACGCACTGCTGACGATCTGTGCGCTCCCGTCGACGCACGACGACGGTGATGTTTCGCGTGTCGTCCCGATGACGTTCCACGTCGATCACACCGAACGCGACATCGACATCTTCGTCACCGAGCAGGGGGTCGCGGACGTCCGTGGCTGGTCACCGGTCGAACGCGCCGAACTGATCATCGAGAACTACGCTCATCCTTCATTCGAATCTCGACTCCGCGACTACCTCGAGAGCGTTCGGAGTCAGCACAACCACGTCCCCACGACGTCCAGCGAGCAGTCGAGTGGCAGGCGTAACCGCCATCTCCGCGCGCTCGATTCGCTCCTCTCGGCGTCGGGTCACGGCGAACGTCGGCTTCGCGTCGGTACTGATCGTCGCGTTCGCTCCGATTGCTCGAGCGACCGCAACGAATCCGCGAGACGGAGAGTCCCGCCGACGCTCACCCGCCGAAGTAGAGGGTGA
- a CDS encoding multiprotein-bridging factor 1 family protein — MAKYSTGSSGGGGGTNCELCGAESNSLTLASVAGAELEVCPDCAPHDDSETHGRDENRSRSEQDSGSDDETNRKRKAAQNVAKANPVWDGDSEHWESEGTNYDDDPLPYLVSDYGEALVEARRDAGLQREELAEELGAPAKDILAVEQGRATQAGVGGGLIEALEERLDVTLAE; from the coding sequence ATGGCCAAATACTCGACCGGTTCGTCCGGCGGTGGTGGCGGGACGAACTGCGAACTCTGCGGTGCCGAGAGCAACTCGCTCACGCTCGCATCGGTCGCCGGAGCCGAACTCGAGGTCTGTCCGGACTGTGCGCCCCACGACGATTCCGAGACGCACGGCCGGGACGAGAATCGGAGTCGGAGCGAGCAAGACAGCGGTTCGGACGACGAAACTAACCGCAAACGGAAGGCGGCCCAGAACGTCGCGAAGGCGAACCCGGTCTGGGACGGCGACTCCGAACACTGGGAGAGCGAGGGGACGAACTACGACGACGACCCCCTTCCCTACCTCGTCTCGGACTACGGCGAGGCCCTCGTCGAGGCCCGGCGGGACGCCGGCCTCCAGCGCGAGGAACTCGCCGAGGAACTCGGCGCGCCGGCGAAAGACATCCTCGCGGTCGAACAGGGACGCGCGACCCAAGCCGGCGTCGGCGGCGGACTGATCGAGGCCCTCGAGGAGCGCCTCGACGTGACCCTCGCGGAGTAA
- a CDS encoding alanyl-tRNA editing protein: MTGQRAAAEPYATRFETEVTSIDGRRVWLERSHFFGASGGQPADRGTIGDIAVADVQFVDGEQVHVLAEDPSFKPGHRVLCSVDWSFRMYCMRAHTASHVLVGAARRLLEGATYAGLEIGPETVRVDLETGTVLDDETLIELDEAVNRVVWESRPVAWDDVPIAEAREREAVAFDAEGADAGAVRKGRVRIVTIEDEPVNRGGNRLSGATGPTDPWDVSACSGTHVRNTREVGPVTVLGRSSPDAGVTRIEFAVGPQAIDRRTAEKRAAFAATSALDVDLEEVGDELERVRPASGRQ, encoded by the coding sequence ATGACCGGGCAACGGGCGGCAGCGGAGCCGTACGCCACGCGGTTCGAGACCGAGGTGACGTCGATCGACGGCCGACGGGTCTGGCTCGAGCGCAGTCACTTCTTCGGTGCGAGCGGCGGACAGCCGGCCGACCGCGGAACGATCGGGGATATCGCGGTCGCGGACGTGCAGTTCGTCGACGGCGAACAGGTCCACGTGCTGGCCGAGGACCCGTCGTTCAAGCCGGGCCACCGCGTCCTCTGTTCGGTCGACTGGTCCTTTCGGATGTACTGCATGCGAGCCCACACTGCCAGTCACGTCCTCGTCGGGGCCGCCCGGCGACTGCTCGAGGGGGCGACCTACGCCGGCCTCGAAATCGGCCCGGAGACGGTTCGCGTCGACCTCGAGACGGGGACGGTCCTCGACGACGAGACGCTGATCGAACTGGACGAGGCCGTCAACCGCGTCGTCTGGGAGTCACGGCCGGTGGCGTGGGACGACGTGCCGATTGCGGAGGCGCGCGAGCGCGAGGCGGTCGCGTTCGACGCCGAGGGTGCCGACGCGGGCGCGGTACGAAAGGGCCGGGTCCGCATCGTCACGATCGAAGACGAACCCGTCAATCGGGGTGGGAACCGCCTCTCCGGGGCGACCGGCCCGACGGATCCGTGGGACGTGTCGGCCTGTAGCGGCACCCACGTCCGGAACACCCGCGAAGTCGGCCCCGTGACGGTGCTCGGCCGCTCGAGTCCCGACGCGGGCGTGACCCGAATCGAATTCGCCGTCGGCCCGCAGGCGATCGATCGACGAACCGCAGAGAAGCGGGCCGCTTTCGCCGCGACATCGGCATTGGATGTCGATCTCGAGGAGGTCGGCGACGAACTCGAGCGCGTGCGACCCGCCAGCGGGCGACAGTAA
- a CDS encoding transcription elongation factor Spt5, which translates to MGIFAVKTTASQERTVADMIINREEPEIHAALAPDSLTSYVMVEAEGNAVLNRVLEDIPHARSIVPGKSDISEVEHFLSPKPDVEGIAEGDIVELIAGPFKGEKAQVQRIDEGKDQVTVELYEATVPIPVTVRGDQIRVLDSDER; encoded by the coding sequence ATGGGAATCTTTGCTGTCAAAACGACGGCGAGTCAAGAACGCACCGTCGCGGACATGATCATCAACCGCGAGGAGCCGGAGATCCACGCCGCGCTCGCCCCCGACTCGCTGACCTCCTACGTGATGGTCGAAGCCGAGGGGAACGCGGTCCTGAACCGCGTCCTCGAGGACATTCCCCACGCGCGCAGCATCGTCCCCGGCAAGTCGGATATCTCGGAAGTCGAGCATTTCCTCTCGCCGAAGCCGGACGTCGAGGGAATCGCCGAGGGCGACATCGTCGAACTCATCGCCGGCCCGTTCAAGGGCGAGAAAGCGCAGGTCCAGCGGATCGACGAGGGCAAGGATCAGGTCACCGTCGAACTGTACGAGGCGACGGTTCCGATTCCCGTGACGGTGCGGGGCGACCAGATTCGCGTACTCGATAGCGACGAACGGTAG
- a CDS encoding protein translocase SEC61 complex subunit gamma, which translates to MDVPYDLTSYIRVLKMATTPTTNEFFQVSKIAGAGILLVGLIGFLIGAIMLLLPGGI; encoded by the coding sequence ATGGACGTTCCGTACGACCTCACCTCGTACATTCGGGTGTTGAAAATGGCGACGACACCCACTACTAACGAGTTCTTCCAGGTGTCGAAAATCGCCGGTGCAGGGATCCTCCTGGTCGGTCTCATCGGATTCCTCATCGGTGCGATCATGCTGTTACTGCCGGGTGGCATCTAA
- a CDS encoding bifunctional 4-hydroxy-2-oxoglutarate aldolase/2-dehydro-3-deoxy-phosphogluconate aldolase gives MTEKRAVRERITESGVIAVLRGIDEDQIVPVARAIHDAGVDALEITADGTRAAEQIAAVDRELADTDAVVGAGTVLDAPTAQAAIDAGAEFVVSPHTDPDVVRTCNRHGVLVAPGVMTPTEAVTAMEAGADLLKMFPASTVGPGHIGALAGPLGDVDIIPTGGVSRENVADFFDAGAVAVGAGGAIVDDSAVADGDMDRVRETAASFVEAVDEARSE, from the coding sequence ATGACCGAGAAGCGGGCAGTCAGAGAGCGGATCACCGAGAGCGGTGTCATCGCGGTCCTCCGGGGCATCGACGAGGACCAAATCGTGCCGGTCGCTCGAGCGATCCACGACGCCGGCGTCGACGCGCTCGAGATCACGGCGGACGGGACGCGCGCGGCCGAGCAGATCGCGGCCGTCGACCGTGAACTCGCGGACACCGACGCGGTCGTCGGGGCGGGGACCGTCCTCGACGCGCCGACCGCACAGGCCGCGATCGACGCGGGCGCCGAGTTCGTCGTTTCGCCCCACACCGACCCGGACGTGGTCCGGACCTGTAACCGCCACGGCGTCCTCGTCGCGCCCGGCGTCATGACGCCGACGGAGGCCGTGACGGCGATGGAAGCCGGCGCGGACCTCCTCAAGATGTTCCCCGCGTCGACGGTCGGACCGGGCCACATCGGCGCGCTCGCGGGGCCGCTGGGCGATGTCGACATCATTCCGACGGGCGGCGTCTCGCGGGAGAACGTCGCCGACTTCTTCGACGCCGGTGCGGTGGCCGTCGGTGCCGGCGGTGCCATCGTGGACGATTCGGCCGTCGCCGACGGCGACATGGACCGGGTCCGAGAGACGGCCGCCTCGTTCGTCGAGGCAGTCGACGAAGCGCGAAGCGAGTAG
- a CDS encoding TRAP transporter fused permease subunit codes for MTSETESNRSSVSRVPRVLDVSVTLSSLVFWAIVLYWARTQGWARVKYGVIFIGAILTVYALDQTRQAYEGGDRIDAAVLLPASIVLITASVYFAMNFERVYVHQQGYAFEHEYMLARLIILSILYLTWREFGNLFLGLVGGVILYGMYGNMAPGILNHGGMTELTLLQSLVTDLYGFYGSLTQLTAAWIAPFLLYAGLLFAYGAFDLILRVAIESANYIRSGVAQTAVLSSTVIGSINGSYTANAAMTGSFTIPTMKDSGMASHRAAAIEAVASTSGQVLPPVMGASAFVMASYLGVAYLSIVVAGIVPAAILVASVGIAVHYTAISDASSQEMDFTEFFDEELSNRQKLTEAVRFGIPFFVLIYFLGIAQYTVMTAALWTIVSMVLTGVFFPMVQRLIDDSVFGALSEFVTQFWNTIHGFRRGAIILAPIAIILAAVNGVVDIFSVTGVPNKIALLLIDLSGGVLLLAVLLAMLVSILMGVGMPTVAAYVIVAILIAPTLISDFGIPEITAHYTVFYAAILAGITPPVATAAVVTAGIAEANFWRVCGAAIKIAAPLFVLPIAFVYNPGMISMSFGLTTVIAGSLVLLGAITMIYGLNYPFRMGFGRRLALRLALTVVGTVVMVYPGRYVKLAGIALFVGVFVMEKVMVRGMKLPFLRGVGQ; via the coding sequence ATGACTTCAGAAACAGAATCCAACCGTTCGTCGGTATCAAGAGTTCCCCGCGTGCTCGATGTTAGCGTGACACTCAGCTCGCTCGTGTTCTGGGCGATCGTCCTCTACTGGGCGCGCACGCAGGGGTGGGCCCGAGTAAAGTACGGCGTGATTTTCATCGGTGCGATTCTCACCGTGTACGCGCTCGATCAGACGCGGCAAGCGTACGAAGGGGGCGATCGGATAGACGCCGCCGTCCTGTTGCCGGCCTCGATCGTGCTCATCACGGCATCAGTCTACTTCGCCATGAATTTCGAACGCGTCTACGTCCACCAGCAGGGGTACGCGTTCGAACACGAGTATATGTTAGCACGCCTCATTATTCTTTCGATACTGTATCTCACGTGGCGCGAGTTCGGGAACCTGTTCCTCGGACTCGTCGGCGGGGTCATCCTGTACGGGATGTACGGGAACATGGCCCCGGGGATACTGAACCATGGCGGGATGACCGAACTGACGCTACTGCAGTCGTTGGTCACTGATCTGTACGGCTTCTACGGAAGCCTAACGCAGTTGACCGCCGCGTGGATCGCACCGTTCCTCCTGTACGCCGGCCTGCTGTTTGCCTACGGCGCGTTCGATCTGATCCTTCGGGTCGCGATCGAATCGGCGAACTACATCAGGTCCGGTGTGGCCCAGACGGCGGTACTGTCCTCGACTGTCATCGGGTCGATTAACGGCTCCTATACTGCCAACGCCGCTATGACGGGTTCGTTTACTATTCCGACGATGAAAGACAGCGGGATGGCATCTCATCGAGCGGCCGCCATCGAAGCCGTCGCATCGACCTCCGGACAGGTCCTCCCGCCCGTTATGGGTGCGTCGGCGTTCGTCATGGCGTCGTATCTGGGTGTCGCCTATCTCAGTATCGTCGTCGCCGGGATCGTTCCAGCGGCGATTCTCGTCGCGTCGGTCGGTATCGCCGTCCACTACACTGCGATCAGTGACGCGAGCAGTCAGGAGATGGACTTCACCGAGTTCTTCGACGAGGAACTGTCGAACCGACAGAAGCTCACCGAAGCGGTCCGGTTCGGCATTCCGTTCTTCGTCCTGATCTATTTCCTTGGGATCGCCCAGTACACGGTCATGACGGCCGCGCTCTGGACCATCGTCTCGATGGTCCTCACCGGCGTCTTCTTCCCCATGGTTCAGCGCCTGATAGACGACTCGGTGTTCGGGGCCCTCTCGGAGTTCGTCACCCAGTTCTGGAACACGATCCACGGCTTCCGCCGCGGTGCGATAATCCTCGCACCGATCGCGATCATTCTGGCAGCGGTCAACGGCGTCGTCGACATCTTCAGCGTGACCGGCGTGCCGAACAAGATCGCGCTGCTGCTGATCGACCTCTCGGGCGGCGTCCTACTGCTCGCCGTGCTCCTCGCGATGCTCGTGAGCATCCTGATGGGCGTCGGGATGCCGACGGTCGCGGCGTACGTCATCGTCGCGATCCTCATTGCCCCGACGCTCATCTCAGACTTCGGCATTCCCGAGATCACGGCTCACTACACCGTGTTCTACGCCGCAATTCTGGCGGGCATTACCCCGCCGGTGGCGACCGCAGCCGTCGTCACGGCCGGCATCGCCGAGGCGAACTTCTGGCGGGTCTGTGGCGCGGCGATCAAGATCGCTGCACCGCTATTCGTACTACCGATCGCGTTCGTCTACAATCCAGGAATGATCTCCATGTCGTTCGGACTGACGACTGTGATAGCCGGCTCGTTGGTGCTCCTGGGTGCGATCACGATGATTTACGGGCTCAACTACCCGTTCAGGATGGGCTTCGGCCGCCGGCTCGCGCTCCGGCTCGCGTTGACCGTCGTCGGGACCGTCGTGATGGTCTATCCCGGCCGATACGTCAAGCTCGCCGGAATTGCCCTGTTCGTCGGTGTCTTCGTTATGGAGAAGGTGATGGTCCGCGGCATGAAATTACCGTTCCTCAGAGGGGTAGGACAATGA
- a CDS encoding IS6 family transposase — protein MPELSRLNGSSSGIQLDFVEREATPRELMRLSIQLHLAKLSLSDTVSVLERFGVERARSTIHNWVQKADLQPAAGKQPDHVALDETVIQLDDQRYWLYAAIDPKTHEFLHFKLYSTRTTALTEMFLRELTEKHDVEDAVFLVDSALWLKAALHHLGLRFRYEKHGNWNAVERLFQEIKRHTSQFGNCFRNADPATAETWLQSYAYCWNQLI, from the coding sequence ATGCCAGAACTCAGCCGCCTCAACGGCTCTAGTAGCGGCATTCAATTAGATTTTGTGGAGCGCGAGGCGACACCGCGCGAACTGATGCGACTGAGTATCCAGCTCCATCTGGCCAAATTATCACTTTCGGATACTGTTTCTGTCTTAGAGAGATTCGGTGTCGAACGGGCAAGATCGACGATCCATAATTGGGTGCAAAAAGCCGATTTACAGCCGGCAGCTGGCAAACAGCCGGATCACGTTGCGCTCGACGAAACCGTGATCCAACTCGACGATCAACGCTACTGGCTGTACGCTGCTATCGATCCCAAAACACACGAATTCCTCCATTTCAAGCTCTATTCAACGCGTACAACCGCACTCACTGAGATGTTTCTCCGCGAACTCACAGAGAAACACGATGTCGAAGACGCCGTGTTTCTCGTCGATTCAGCACTCTGGCTCAAAGCTGCACTCCATCATCTTGGGCTCCGATTTCGATACGAAAAACATGGAAATTGGAACGCTGTCGAACGTCTCTTCCAAGAGATAAAGCGACATACCTCTCAGTTTGGAAACTGTTTCAGAAACGCCGATCCAGCAACTGCTGAAACATGGTTGCAGAGCTACGCATACTGCTGGAACCAGCTAATCTGA